GGATCAAGctaattctaattcgttggtggattaATTATCATTATGCGAATATAAACCTACAGAAGTATGTAGCTTTTTCATCTTAGACCAACAAGGGTCCCTTTCCCCATGACAGTAGAGaagcaagcaaaaaaaaaataactctACAGTCACAGTTTAAATGAAATTCGTAATTGGACTTTTCTGATCTGTATTCATCAGGACTGGGTACCTTAATTGGAGCGTTTTGCAATCTGTGTTGTCATGGAAGACATCTGCACTACCACTGCCCCAAAACGTTCCTGATCCAAATTGGAACCGCACTTCTTCAAGTGATTCTCGCGCCACTAATTCTAGGGTTCTTTTGGAGCTGGTGGTGAGTTACATAATTCATTTTAAAGCTTAGTTGTCATATTTGATCACTTGGTCATTGTATTATAGGGCACACTTGAAAAGAAGTAATTTCTATTTCGTGAGTTCCTGCTTAAAAAGCCCCGAATTTTTCAAGGATTTATTCTACGTTTTGGTTCGCTAAATGCTTTCATTTCCTTCCTTTATCTTTGATACGAATGTTAAGCCTGTGTTCAGTTTCACTTTGTGCTGTGCATCAGATTTTTAAATCACATAGCTTTACTCGACCCAACAATCCAGAAAATTAGTCGTCGTGGTTTCATGATCGATGTATATTTCCTTGAAGTGTAAAACACCATATTATTTTCTAAAGCAAATTTACGGAGAAGGTATAATTGttatattttatcaaaatttaCAAGAACTACATCTTAAATTATGATTGACAATTCTAGGTACGCAATTCTGATGGTGCAGAAATCTCGCCAACCTGAATCCGGAGGTCTCGCTTGACGTCCGCtcgaatcattttttttccaatcccgAAACAATTTCAATAACCGCGCACAACCCCTCGGAAATACACATGTCTTTGTGCTCAATGTGTTCGTTTGTTCATGATCACATTATACTTGGGGCATTGATGTACAAACCCCACAATCGGCTCAATGGAGACCTTCTCGGGCCCTGCAGGAGTCTCCAAATCAAACTGCTGTAGAACAGTcacaaagaacaagaagagctGTTGAAGCGCTAAACTTTGTCCAATGCAAAACCTCTTGCCCAACATAAATGGGATGCATCGTTCATCCTTGCGGAACTTCCCATCCCGATCCAGGAATCGTTCCGGATGAAAAACGGCCGGTTCCCGCCAATAATCCGAATTGTGCATGACATGCCAAACATTGGCATAGACCACGGTATCTTTGGGAAGATCATAGCCCTGGACCATGACGTCCTCAGTGGTGGCATGAGGAACAGCGTAGACCAAACAAGAGTGTCGCATGACCTCGTGAAGGACAGCATCTGTGTAGTGCATTTGGGTCCGGTCATCCAGAGTGACCTTTCGCTTTCCAATGGTCCTGTTGATCTCGTTCTGGACCCTGGTCTGGATCTTGGGGTACTTGATGACGTACAAGAAGGCGAAGAGGAGCATGGAGCTGCCGGAACTAGTTCCGGCCCCGAAAATATCGGTCAAGGATCTTTGGAGATTCAGACGCCCTTGGTCGCCAAAGAAGCTGGACTTGCGGTCTCGGGTGTCCTTGATCTTGTCCAAGTAGACATCGATGAAGTCTGACGACTCTTTTCTGGATGGTTCATTGTTATTAGTATTGGAGTCTTGCTCATGCTTTGCCACCATCTCGTTCTGTAAACAATGATGGAATTAATCTCCAATATCATGAGCTGATAGATTATTTCCTATTTTGGGGGTTTTCTAAATAATACTGAGTTTAAGATTTAcgatttgtttctttctcctAATTTTAAAACATAACTTTTGGGGAAAGATTGACATAGATACTATAGATACTTGGAAGTCAAATCTGTTCCAACAAACTACTTTTTAGAGGGGTAGAAATCTAAATGAAACCGTTACAGTATTGAGTATTTCACATTAATCAACAAAATTACACATATAAAGAATATCCATTTTAgctgaagttttgaaaatagcACATGTATCATTTTCCTATTACGCGAGCAACACATGTCATGTTTTACCCGGTTGCTagattttttacattttcctaAGCTTCGCGTTCCAATTATTGCGGCCAGAATAGTGAATTGTGTAGTATTTGCAATATCAATCTTCATTGAATAAAGACAGTATACTTTTTCTAATATTCTTAACACTTTCAATCAAAGTCGCCAAACCTACCTGAAGCCTTCTCATGGAAAGTGGAGCAGCTTTCGAAGCCAGGAACTTCTCCCGGATCCCGGGAAGAAATCGCAACCAAGGCAAGATCATCAATGGTCCAGACATGGACTCCTGGTGGATGAAGTTGTCCGTGCCCGTGATGATCTCCATAACCGTCTTATCTCCATGATTGAGTTTCTGACCCGTCAAAATGGTCCACAATGAGTTGACCACTCCGATGGACAAGGCTTGGTTCAGAGACACAGAATCTTCAGTGTCCTTGAGGATATCTATCATCTTGTACACCTCGTCCATGATGACATCctccatgttttttttggagaaCCCAAAATCCCTGAGGGTCTTCAGAGCAAAACGCCTTTGTTCGGTCCACTGATCCCCGTGGGAAAACACGATCCCTCCGTTTTTCTCTCCAGGATGAGACGCAAAAAAGGCCGTCATGGTCTCAGTCAAGGCCTTGGGTCTTCCAGTGAATCGCTTGTCCTTGAAGGCCATGGAGATCTCGTCAAAGTCCGAAAGCAGGACCGTCAGCTCTGACCCAAGCTGCAGACCCACCACTTCACCATACTCTCTTCGCCAAGTCTGAAGAGCATCCCGGAAGTTGTCCTACCAACCAAGGTCGTTTTAGTATTTCTGGATATATAACTTTACATCCTTGGCTTGCTTACCTTCATAAATGGCAAAACACCCAAAAAAGGCACACTGGGCGGGCCCGGAGGAAAGTTCTGGGGCACGCGGTAATACTTCAACCATTTGAGGGCACAATACCACATCAAGACGGACAGAATGACAATGTGAAGACCCATAATGCTCTTGATCACCAATCTTGACGTTGGCCACTGGCTTCATGCCCGTGAATTGAATTGCCTTATAACAATGTCAAACTCGAGGCTGTTCCTATTCGATTCATCGCACTGACATAACTATCCCGGgttggaaatatttcaagggAAAACTCAACAAAAGTAACCGTATAATTTCTATTGTGAATTTGCCTTGCAGACcaattttcatcctttttgtCCATTTGATTCTTGAAATTAGTCATATGGATAATTTGTCCATTATGGATAAAACACATTGGAACAGACATgcaagttttctttctttccaatgtTCAAGCTTTCCCTTGAAGACGTAAAATCGTCTCCAAGATTTCATTCAGTGACTAACGATTATTTGCAGACAACCGGGGGCGATCTCCTATTTCTGATCGTTTCTCGCTTGTCGTTCCTTGATTGTCAAACAGGGTATGATATTTCATGACACAAGTTTAGATTCACTATCCGTTTCCACGGACAAATTCATGGGTTGAGGCAGTCAAAATCTGCGAATGAAGCCGTTTTCCGGAATGGAAATCAATATCACTGGTTAGGACCGTATGCTGAGACTGCTTTTCGTTTGCGATTTCAATATTGTCTGAGTTCGAAAATAATTTTAGGAttgatttctttggcaaaattttCCTATTTTGTAACATTCAGCAGTAAATGGTATGATTCAGGAGACCAAACATGTCACATTTCAAATCTTTAGTCTCTTTCGATTGACgaaaatacattttgcaaCAACCCAAAACTCGAAAGAAGGATGTAACGCAACTAAAAAGGTGTAGTACCTTTTTGAGGACAACTTTAACATTAGGAGGGATACTGAAATTCACACAGTTTACTTCAAGTAGGTCCATTCTTATGGTGCATTCACACAAGGTATATTCGGACACGtgatttgacaaacaattccgGAAATGTTAGACATCCGAGAGGGGGAACTAAACGTCATTTCATTTACatcttaaaaaattgcaataataaaagagctatttaacAGGAATGGAATACATAagcaggtggttggtaatatgtcGACAATTCATTTTATACCTTTTatgcaaaaagatttgaaaaaagagtCTGGAagtaaaatttcacatttttccctAAAATGAaccagaattcttgaaaattgtcatgatttttacaaatattgttatgttatggtgaaatggctgaaattgcatgatgaatggcaaaaaaaatcaaacactGCTgctaaaattgcaaaatttgcagtcGCAATCGATTTGCAGAAAATCTCGGATGTGCaagtttttggcaaattttgcaacaatttacaggatgcaagttttggctggcCCTTGTCATAATCCCTGAGGTAGAAATTGCATGACAATTTTGAAGGACCTAATCTTTCTTAGTGTTGTCCCGGAAACCCACTAGGATCTTTCTTCGTCGGTTGTCTGAATTTATCTGCCCAATACGGAACCAAAAACGAATGTCCTCAGATTTAATTTTTGCAACTGTTGTCTCGATAAATCAAAGTGCTGCTTTAGTGTCGTGCTGCTTTCGTATATAGTCTCCTTTCTCTTTTGTTTCGGGGATGCCTTTTAATAACCACATTAtatttcttctcctctcttAATCTTAACTCGGTTAAAGTCTCGAGGATTGAGCTAGGCGCCTTCTCAAGAACCCGTAATCTCTTATATTGGTCATTAACCTGCTTTTCAATGGACTTGATTCTCTTCCTACCTCCAAGAGTACCtggaacatttttgaccacGGTAGTTCGCACCCTTTGCAAAACCACAGCCTTGATCCCAAAAGAGGATGAAACAGCTTTTGGTAATCTTTAACATGCAGAAACTTGATGGAATGGGGTTTCGTATCCAATGCACAAGACCATTTTTGACTCCGCAGTCAGCGTCTTTTGTCCGCATCCTATTTCACGTTGGAGGTTAGACATACTGAATGAGACCGTTGTAAGGTTCACACTTCTAACATTCTTTGGTTTTTCCTAGTATCTCAATGAATTTAAGCTTCGGAGAACAATCCTTTGAGGAATTTCGGTATTCATTTGACTTATCGCACGTTTCTCTGTCATTAGGGCTTTCTATAGGTTGTAAGTATTTGTTTTAAATCTCGAAAAATGGGGAAATACTGCAACTTTAATTCGGGAAATGTATCGagcaggttttttttatttatgtagCCAGTGGATAAAATAGAGAAAATGACCTCAACTAAAAGGATTGGAGGCAATCCCATTGGGGACTGAAGATTGCATTCGATGTTAGCATTTATCGCCAATGGTGGAAGAAGGGAAACCAACACGAGATGATGTCAGTTGAGCGATTGATTGAGTTGATTTGGTTTTCGATTCCGACCAGTTTTCAGGCCGTTTGATTAATTATTGCAACCATTCGAAGTTTGAAGATAGGTCAACTTGAACCCAGACATCACCCCCATCAAGATTTCCATGTCTCCTTCAAAGGCGTCGGACAAGAAGCGAATATTGAAGGGCTGTCGGTCGGCTAAAAATGATAATGGATATAAAACTGATGAGTGGCTTCTTATggttaatttttcttttttttgtaaattacGTTATTATTCAGAAATTTTAGTTAATTTCGATTCAAATGAATCTCACTTCCAATCCCACGTTGTGAAACTATTTCAAACAGATTACAGATGAGGATGCCAAAATCCCGGTATGATGATTGGGAATATATAATGTTTGTTAAGACTGGGCacgaacaactggaatatggacggggacgcttggtttgagAATTAGCTTTTtgcgattgagttaacgcattaagttcttcttcaaatgagaacggtcccaggctacaacaattactcatttcaattttcagcttgatcgagcgactggatcataagttatgccgtctcaaaaggcactacaaagctcttcaatgaatgaacgaactagccctctcgtggtaattgattaccagaagagggctaagtcattcattctgtgctctgttatgtactgcactttgagagggcataacttttgacccagtcgtttgattgagctgacatttgaaatacgcaatcgcagggatctggggccatccttatttgaagaagaatttaattcattgactcgaattgaagttgctaattttcaaccttaccatctccgtccatattccagtggttcatggacTGGGTAAGCTTGGCTCTGATAAAAGGCTCCAAGGCAtgctttgaatgaaatgacagATCAACCCTAATTCAAGTTAAGCGAGGCAGTCATTTAAAAGCCGTTTCTAGACCGAAAATCATAAATGGTTGAAGCGTGAAGAAGTAGACGAAATACATAACTTGTCATACTATTGACACTGTGAAGCAAGATGCTAATTAAAGGTATTGCGGTAACACGAAATCTCTTGTGTGAATAGGCGTATGCAAAATTCAAAGACCAGTATGATATTAACCACTCTACTTAGTCTGTTGCATGATAGCTTCAGGCAACGTTGATTCTGCACGGAGGTTAAAAATACGGTAAAAAAACAACCTAGCTAAAGAAAGAGCAAGAAAGCACATCAAGATTAAAGTAGCCCTTCAAAGtaattttcttgctctttttcgaACTTATCTGCTACAATATCCTGCGTTATAGTGCATCAAGGGCCTCTCAAACAAAGACGTAATATGATATTAACTCTCACTGACGATTATAGGTCGCCATCTTTTAAGGGATAGTCTAACtttaaaaataacaaattaaaaaatggCTGTAGCATCAGGAGTCATTAATATCGGAAAATCTTAGAAGTTTGAGGAATCCCTTTAGGCTCTTAAATAGATTGCATAAGAATGTTTAACGTAACCGGAATAATTGTAACAGCAAGTAGAAACTTAAATATAATTCGGATGATTTGGGAATGGGTCTACCGGCCATGGCAAGCAAGATAGGAATAATGAGGAGATATGAAAAGGACGAGAATGAAGGTAACGGTACGGGAAAAAAGAGTCCAACCAATTGAACCTACATATCACCATAGTAACCAACACAAAATGGACGAATTTTCTTATACCGGTAAGCACTCCCCAAAACTAGAATCTTGcactttgaagatttttttggcatatGGCATGAACTCTTGCCCTAAAGTTCTCGCACCATTGAAGTCTAGCGGCAATTTACATTTCTCAGTTGATATGCTTTGTTTCTGAGAACGAGGTAGATATTTGGGTAACCAATGGTACGTGCTACATATTATGAATATTGAAGAGGCATATGCTAGAACCTGGACTTTGGAAAGAAACCACAAAGCACCCAAAAGTTgtcagcttgactaaccaaaATTGGATTATTGTGGGTAGGAGAGCCCAGCGGATTCATTTGAAGTTTTACACCCTGACACATAAATTCGTTCCGGTCGCCATTTGCATTGCTGTTAAACTGGTAATTATAGTAATTCATCGATGCTTGGTGGTCTTGAAATATTGCTATCCAAGAAGCATGTCCTATTCTGACTTTGTTGAAATCGTTCGCTATGGTATTATTTCGATATAATTTCAATCGATCCCCCATTTCCGTTTCTTGTcaagtttcttcaaaaattaCAACCCGCTCAACGGAAGGTGGCATTGGCTAACTTTTAATGGTTTGATGCCGTTTTTAGTTATTTAAGAGTAAGGGGAAATGGCATGGGAGCTCACGCaaacaaaatacttttggTGGTGTATGATTAAAATTGATGTAATGTTTTTTCGATACCCTGGCTTTCCTTTACAACTGAGGGCCTCAAGAGAAAAGACGTCCCAAATTACAAGGCAGAAAAAACTCCAAAGCTTGTTGGGGAACATCCAATGATCAATAACCAAAAACATTGAGAGACACGCGTCTCCATGTCCTAATAATAGGTATTTTTTGTAGATCTATTGCACTTGTAAACGttatcaaaaaaaacaaccgaATGAATTTTGACCTCAGCGTGTTCTTGGGGAGCCGTGCCGATAAGCATCAAACAAAACCCCTCctaaatgaaacaatgaaaaagaccAAGTTCTCCTTCATCAACGACAAAAAGTCCAGGATTTCAGAAAATTGGAACTGAATAATAATGTGGTCAAAAGAAGGCCCTTTCAAATTATTCCCCACTCCAAACTTAATGAATGACCACCTTCGGCTTCAAAATTCGGAAAATGTCTTGTCTGCTCCAATAATGAAACACCCTCGAATGATCATAATATGAGCAGTTTTTGGCCCTTGAAGAGCGTCTGATTTGCATTTAATTCCCCAAAACACTGAAGTAAGCACGGTCAGAGTAAGGTTTTGTCTAAAATAGCCTTCCTTGTCATAAAGAGGAAGTTCACCACAAGCCCATTGACCCAAAGGAAACTCACCCCCTCAACTTCAAATGGGTGTTTCTCTTGAATGGTATTGGAAAGCGATCAACTTACTGCAGATGGTTTTGGACATCATGCTGCCGACAGTCGAGATTGTGTTTTGAATTCCAGCCGAGCGTCCACAGAATTGGCTGAACATGCCTTGCATGGACAACATGGCAGGGTTCAAAGCTCCAGGAATGATGACGCAATCAAAGTTGGTGCCAGTTCCCGCCGTTCCATATCCACAACAAGACGATGGCTGAAAAGAGGGGCATATTAGTATTTGGCCTAACAATGATCCTGGGTACTGGCTTGTTTTCCCAAATGAGGGGGGGATAAGCTTTGTACCTTTGCAATCGCCATTTTCGTGGCCATGCCCGATGTCATGAAGTCAGATTCCATGACTGTGGCGTAACAGATCCTGCAATTTCCCCGTTCACGCCTGAAACGAACGCAAATCAAGTGCTTGATCAAAATTAGACCATGTTGACTAAAACCTGTGTTGTTGCATTTATCTTTCGACGTGCATGGGCCCTTTTAAAGCTTTCCGGAGCCACAGTGTCATTAGGATGcgttattttttatttactttttagCTTTCAGGAAACTTCATATTTGACCAGATGCAAGTTCAATCTTCAAGCTAAAATAAAATGCTCCGTTCCAATCGTCTACGTAATTGctttgcgattttttttcttcttctcaaaATAAGCAACCAAAGAGCTGTCCcatttttccctctttctcgTTTCATCTAAAGCAGACGCATCCCAAACTCTTGACGAATAGCTTTGACAATGTGACAAAAAATTAGTTTTGGAGGTGCTGGAATGCcttcaggcaagtttgttttaCCTGATACAAATGTTTTGGTCTTGATTGGCCAAATGCTGTCCACCTGCAAAATTGTAGGTCTGAACGGTGTCCATACTGGCTCCGAAATAGTATTGCGTGCAGCCATCTGGTGCCAAATTGGGATAATCACAATTGTATTGGGTGATCTGAAAATTGATGGGATTAATCCGTTGT
This Tigriopus californicus strain San Diego chromosome 12, Tcal_SD_v2.1, whole genome shotgun sequence DNA region includes the following protein-coding sequences:
- the LOC131891981 gene encoding uncharacterized protein LOC131891981 isoform X2, with amino-acid sequence MTLETTQCPDGKHMMLKGEDGHMHQVEIISTREHESIFSQNCPVLPMAVSIFCGLLNLIPGLGTLIGAFCNLCCHGRHLHYHCPKTFLIQIGTALLQVILAPLILGFFWSWWYAILMVQKSRQPESGGLA
- the LOC131891980 gene encoding cytochrome P450 2C15-like, which translates into the protein MGLHIVILSVLMWYCALKWLKYYRVPQNFPPGPPSVPFLGVLPFMKDNFRDALQTWRREYGEVVGLQLGSELTVLLSDFDEISMAFKDKRFTGRPKALTETMTAFFASHPGEKNGGIVFSHGDQWTEQRRFALKTLRDFGFSKKNMEDVIMDEVYKMIDILKDTEDSVSLNQALSIGVVNSLWTILTGQKLNHGDKTVMEIITGTDNFIHQESMSGPLMILPWLRFLPGIREKFLASKAAPLSMRRLQNEMVAKHEQDSNTNNNEPSRKESSDFIDVYLDKIKDTRDRKSSFFGDQGRLNLQRSLTDIFGAGTSSGSSMLLFAFLYVIKYPKIQTRVQNEINRTIGKRKVTLDDRTQMHYTDAVLHEVMRHSCLVYAVPHATTEDVMVQGYDLPKDTVVYANVWHVMHNSDYWREPAVFHPERFLDRDGKFRKDERCIPFMLGKRFCIGQSLALQQLFLFFVTVLQQFDLETPAGPEKVSIEPIVGFVHQCPKYNVIMNKRTH